TTTCTGGATATAATGTTCCATCTGGTTTCTTCGGTGTTACTGTAACTTCACCAGTATCTGGATCTTGGTCCAATTCTACTGTTGGGATAAGCTTAGATGGTGTTGTTACCTTAGGAACTTCCACTGATGGTTTTCCTGGTACTGTAATCTTGCTTGTGCCTGGTACTTTTCCTTCTGGCAATTCATTATTTGGTACTTTACCTTTTCCATCTTTTCCAATTGTAATTGTAATTGGATGATCCTTATCTTTACCTGGTATTTCTACCTTCGTATTTTCTGGATATAATTTTCCATCTGGTTTCTTAGGCGTTACTGTAACTTCACCAGTATCTGGATCTTGGTCCAATTCTACTGTTGGGATGAGCTTAGATGGAGTCGTTACATTCGGAACTTCCACTGATGGTTTTCCTGGTACTGTAATCTTGCTTGTGCCTGGTACTTTTTCTTCTGGTAACTCACTATTTGGTACTTTACCTTTTCCATCTTTTCCAATTGTAATTGTGATTGGATGATCCTTATCTTTACCCGGTATTTCTACCTTCGTATTTTCTGGATACAATGTTCCATCTGGTTTCTTAGGTGTTACTGTAACGTCTCCTGTATTTGGATCTTGATCTAATACTAAGGCTGGTGTTAAGCGAGCTGGGGTTTCTACAGTAACTTTTTCTGGTGTTTTTCCTGTACCAGGCTCAGTAATTGTTCCTGTTCCTGATATTTTTCCGTCTGGTAAATCTTTATTTGGTACTTTTCCTTTACCGCCTGCTCCAATTATTACAACGATTGGTGTTCCATTTTTACCCGGTATTTCTACCTTCGTATTTTCTGGATATAATGTTCCATCTGGTTTCTTAGGCGTTACTGTTACTTCTCCTGTATCTGGATCTTGTTGTAATTCTACCGTTGGTGTCTTACGGGCTGGTGTTGTTACACTTACTGGTCGTGATGGTTTCTTATTCGGTTCTGTTACTGTTCCACGACCTGGTTTAGCTTCTTTTGGAAGTTTATCATTTGGAACTTCTCCAGAACCATCTTTTCCTATCGTTACTTCAATAGTTTTTCCATCTTCTCCTGGGATTTCAACCTTAGTTCCTTGCGGGTATATTCCTCCACCTGGTTTCTTAGGTGTTACAATAGCATCTCCATTTTCCTTACGAGTAATTGCTATATCTGTTGGAGCTTCTGTTTCTGGTAAAGTTGGATCAATGCGTTTCGGTGTTTCTACTTTAACTTCTTCAGGGGTTTTACCTTTTTCTGTAATTTTACCTATTCCTGGTGTTTTCCCTTCAGGTAAATCGTTATTTGAAACTTTTCCTGTTCCATCTTTTCCGATTGTAATTATGATTGGATGATCCTTATCTTTACCCGGTATTTCTACCTTCGTATTTTCTGGATATAATGTTCCATCTGGTTTCTTAGGTGTTACAGAAACATCTCCTGTTTTTGGATCTTGTTCTAACTCTATTGTTGATGGTTTACGAGCGGGTGTTGTTACATTCACAGGTTTCGATGGTTCTTTATTTGGTTCCTTTACGATACCTTTACCTGATACTTCTCCTTTTGGAAGTTTATCATTTGGAACTGTTCCTGAACCGTCATTTCCAATCTCTACCTCTATTGTTGTATTATTATCACCTGGAATAACTACCTTAGTTCCTGATGGATATGTTCCTCCACCTGGTTTCGTTGGCGTTACGATTGCATCACCATTTTCTTTACGAGTAATTCCTATAGTTGGAGTTTGAGTCGTAGGAGCTTTTGGATCTGTTCCGTTTTTCTTCTCTTCCTCATCTGGAATTCCATCATTATCATCATCTTTATCTGTAATGTCTGGATCTCCATCCCCATCAGTATCTCTTAATACATTCACAATAACATCTTTCGTAACTGGCGTATCTCCTTCGTGAGTTACAGTTACTTTGATAGTTACATCACGATGTTCTTCTATTCTATCCCAGTCTTTAATATCTGGTGTTCCAGTAACTTTTCCTTCACTATTCACCGTTAAACCATTTACTGTTGGTGCAGTAATTGTACTATTTGATTTATTTGGTGTTACTACTACTTTACTTGTGTACTTAGCTTTTTCTCTTGCATTTTCTGGTTTTCCAAATGCAACTTCTAACGGTTTACCTACAGTAGCTTTAGCTGGCTGACTTGGTAGTCCTGTTAATTTACTTGTTACTTGAGCTGTTATTGGTGAACCATCTTTAACTTTATCTGCTGGAATTGTCACTTTACCATTTGCATCAACAGCAATTGTTGGATCAGAACTTGTCCAAGTTCCATCTCCAGCTTTTGTTACTGTTACTGTTTTAGACGTATTATCTTCACCTGTATATGTGATAGTTGTAGTTCCTTCTCCAGTTAATATCGGTGTAATTTCTACAGTTCCGTTTTCTTTTGGTGTAACTGTTGGAGCTTGTGGTTTCACTTTAACAATTACATCTGTTGTTTCTGTTGAACCATCTTCATAAGTAATCGTCACTGGAATTGTCTGCTTACTATCCGGAGTTACATTTGGTAATGGTGATGTTTTTTCCACTACACTCCTAATCTTCGTTGCTGCGAAATCTTTAGTTTCAGTTCCATCTACTAATCCAGTAACCCCTGTTTTTCCTGATAAATCATCTCTTGAAAGTGGTGAGCCTGCTTCTTTTACAATATCAACCTTAGTTACAGTATGAGATTTAGGTGTATATGTCGTATTATCAGAATCTACAGCTGAACCACCTGTACCTTTTGTTGCTTTGGCAGTAACACTAGTTCCTACTAATTTTTTAGGAATTTCTAGTGAACCATTGTGGAATACTAGACCTGCTTTTGGAGTTTCAAGTTCCCATCCAGAATCTTTCTTCACTAGTGTTACAGTTCCATCTGTTAATGGAATCGTTACTTTGTCCCCATCTGTTGGTGGTGTTACTTTAACATTTCCATTTTGCCATTGTGAAATGGTTGGAGCTACCGGTTTAACGTGGAATGTTACAGGTCTTTCGACTGTAGCCGGTGCGTAAATTCTTACCTCCTTACCATCAATCGATTTTCTAACCCCTCCTCCATTAGGGAATTTAACCAGCGCTTTGTAGTCAGTTATCACCCCAGGTTTTGCCAATTCAGTTTCATTAGCAACTTCAGAATTTCCCTTCTTCCATTTGAATGACATACCAGTTGGATAGTATTTATCATTACCATCGGCATTTGGAGTATCTACTACTTTTACATTGTAATGTGAATCACCTAATTGTGTATTTAGCGGAACTGTTTTCGGAGTTTCTTTTACTTCAACATCTACAACTGTATACTTAAATTTATACGTATTTGTATTATTTAAAGCATCTTTTACAACTACACTACCTTCATGATCTCCTAAAGTAGCCGTATTCGTAGCTGTTGCATTTCCTAATTCTACTTTTACATCTGCACCATCTTTAGACCAGTTTCCTGATTTTTCAATTTTTGTTCCATTTGAAATACCAGATATACTTAGATTAGTCACATTGCTCTTATCATCACTAACTCTAATTGTTGGATTAAATGTTGCCCCTTTGAATACTACAAATTTTGCGGTTGTATTAATATCATTTGTCAATGTTAATCCATCCATTGTAGCTGTTGGAGCTGATGTGTCTGATTTACTAATTGGAATTTCAATATCTTCAGTCGAAAGGTCAGGATACTTAATTGTTGCACCAATATAATATGTCCCGTCTGGTTTTTTCTTAATTTCCCCACGGTCTTTCATTGTAAGTTCTAGATCTTTTGTCTTACCATTAATTTTCACTTCGCCACGAGTTGCTGTGAAATTAAGATCTAACTTAGGCTTCATGGCATTAAATTCTGCATCACTAAGTTTTGCGCCTTTACCAGTTACATCTTTGTCTAGCTGTTGTGTTCCTACTTTTGGAACATATTTTTCAGCTTGTGTTAACACTTTAAATACTACACGTGTTGGATTAGATGCGACATTATCTTGATTTCTTAATTCATTTCCAGCAGCATCTGTTGCTACATAGTATCTTGTAACAATTTCTTTACCATTAGTCCATTTGTTACCATGATCAGACTTATTTGTCTTATCAAGAGTTCCAGTAACCATAATATCTTTAGGAGCTGTTAGTTCTGGGCCATTATTTGTTTTCAATAATTTTCCTTCATAAGATAGTCCATAATCTAAATCATTCGTATTATTATCTTTAGATGATAATCTTGATTCGATTAACTTGTTAGAATCATCTGTAACTGTTCCTAATCTAAAGTTGTTACTTTCTGTTGGAGTCACGTAAACTGTACGGAATCCATTCTCAACAGTAGTATTCTTTTCATCAAATGCGAATTTAGGCGGTTCTTTTTCCCCTGCTTTTGAATTTACTGTTGCTGGATTGCTTTCTACATGGTCACTTGTTTCGGATTTGGCAGTAATTGGAGCAGAATCTTTGATAGCTCTATCTTTAATCGTTACTTTCCCTGTAGTTTTATCAATCGTCACACCGTCATCTGGTGCGTTATTCAGTGTCCATCCATCCTTAGTTTTTGTTGCTGTTATTTTTCTTGAAGAATTATTCGGATCATTATAAGTGAAATTAAATGAATTTACATTCTTTTCATTAACTGGTGTTACTGTAACATCCCCATTTTCTTGAGGTGTTACAGTTGGTGCTGTTGGTTTCACTCGGAATTCAATATCTCTAGCAATATAAGCACGTCCACGGATTTCATTGACATTATCTCCTGTCGCATTTGTTGCAGTAACTGATTCACCGTTTGTTGGTACATATGTTGTTGGATAGAATGCGGCTGCTTTTACAGTATATTTACCAGGATCTGTATACGTTAAGTTTGTCTTATACTCTGTACCTCTGATAAAGCGGAACGTCATACCACTTGGGAATAATCTATCACTTCTTTGTGATCCATCATTTACTGTTAAGTAATTATTTGCATCTCCTACTGGTCGGTTTAATTCCACTTCTCTAGAAATTTTAGCAACGCCTGTTTGTGCAGAAACACCTTGTTCAAAGTCAAGGTCTAACACACGAACACGGAATTTCACTTCTTTATGGTTACCTTGGTTAACATTTCCATCTGCCGCATCAGATACTTTTAATTTAACTATTGAAATACCTAATGGAGCATTAGCATCAACACGACCACGAACTGTATAACTTCCTTGAGCATTTTCAGTTTTACCTGATTCTTGAATTGTTACATTAGAATGTTCAGAAGCATTTTTATTGAACCAAACACCTTTAGGGATTCCAGAAACATGCTGAATATTTACTTTACCAGCTGCATTGTTATCGTAATATTTTAAAGGCAACTCAATATTTGCACCGCGATAAACATCAATAGTTGGTGCTTTTGAAATATCATCCGTTAATGTTGTTTCAGCATTATTACTTGTTTTATAGACAATTTTCACAGTTGGTGGCTGTGTATCACGTTCAGGCGTTGGAATTACAGGTGCACTAAATTCTGAATCTACTGTAGTATTTTTTACTGTTGTTTTAGCTTTAATCGCTGTTGACGGTAATGCTCTAGAAACATTAATAGTAGCTTTTTGACCCCTTGTTATTCCTGTTCCGATAACTTCATCTCCACTATATAATGTCACTGTAGAACCATCAGGAACTCCTTCCTTTACATCCACTACTACATTTTGCCCTTTTTTGCCCGCTTTTTCATTTACAGAATTTTTGTCAATTACAGGTGTTTTAGGCTTAACATTTAATGTAACTGTTCCGTCTGAACCAGAACCTGGATTTTCTGAACTTGTACCATCTTGATATCTTGCAATTACTTTATATTTGAATACTCCAGCTGTAGTAGCTGTACTTGCTGGCTTGACACCCTTTTCCCAACTCCAAGTCATACCTGCAGGGAATGGTTTGCTCTCTTTATGTGTAACGTAACCTGAATTTGCAGGATCATCTGGATTTCCTAAAGTGTCTCCTACTGTTTTTGTAACAGTCAATCCTTGAATTGGGTTTAATTGTGCATCTGGTTTACTTTCCAATTTCGTTCCAGTAGCAGCATACACATATGCTGCAAGCGCAGTTTTAGCAAATCCTTCTTTAGCGGTTACAGCCATTGCACCCGCTCTTTGGGCTTGTGCATCAGTAACATCATCTCTTAAACGCATCTTAACGTGATATTTGTAGGCAAAATCTTGTTGAATGCCTACAGTTAATAGATGAGAATAAGAGCCACCAGGATAAGATCCGTTAGGATCATTTTTTAATTTAATAATACGATTTAGGTCCTCATTATATTGCAATTGTTTTAACATTTGTTGTCTCTGATCATTGCTGTTTGGACCACCACTCATCTGAAAAAGACCACCTGCAGCTCCCCATAGTCTTTGTGAGTCTGAATCCTGATAACTATTACTTGCCAATCTCCCCAATGGGACTGTATATCTTTCACCTTCTCTAGTAAAATTATCAGGATTATCAGAAAGTATTCCTGTCGCTCCTGCTTTTTTTCGATAACGTTCATAGTAAGCCTCAGAAACAACTCCTATCGGATAATTTCTACCAACATCAGGCAAAAGATCACGAGGTGGGTAGAACCAAAATGCATTTCTATAATATCCATCCAAAGCTTTACCATCATTTTGGAAGTAAACATCATAAGTAATAAATTTCATGCCATTTTCTTTACTATATCTTGCTGTCATGAACGTTTTATCAATTGTTCGGGTACGTTGTCCTACAGCTGTCGAACCGTGTCCTGAAGGCTCTGAAATATACTCTTTAACATTGTACAACGCACCTTCTACGCGTACATCATTTGCTCTAAAACTAACCCCTTCACCCATTCTTTGACCATTACGTGAGTCATGAGATCCAGTATTAGCAATCGTATTTTTTCCTTCTTTTACTACTTTTTCAGGAGTAATAGCCTTCGGCATTGAAGATAATACAAAAATTTTCTCATTAAGCTTTTTAGCTACTGCATCAATTTCAGCTTGTGTCAACTCAAGACTATTGTTATTAAGTACACTATTAGCTTTTTCTAAATCTGCTTGAATTGCAGCAAGGGTCGAAGCTGGAGCTTTTTCTTTGTTGACTTTATCCAAGAGTTCTTGAACTTTTGTAATACTAGCTTGTAACTGAGACTTATCTAATGTTTGTTTCTCCGTCACTTTATCACCACTAGCATCTTTAGTTACAGTTATGGTGCTAGTAGATGTGCCGTTATTTAGAGGATTAGCCTCTACGGCTTCTTTATTTTCAGATGTTTTCTCTCTTTCCTTAGTTTCCTTGGCTACCTCAACTTTTTCAGTTTCCTTGGTTTCCTCATTTTTTGATTTTGGAGCAGACTCTATCAGAGGCGATTTCTCCTCATTTGGATTCGCTGCGCCTATGGCAGGTTGGTTTTTAGCATCTACAACATCCGCACTAACGGCATGCGCACCCAAAAACATCAGTGCTGCTACAGCTACTGAAGCCGCACCGAAACTATACTTACGAATAGAAAAGCGCAAAACTTTTTCACGTTGATGACGCTTGATTCTATTGAGTGAATTTGATTTATTTTCCATTGTTCCTCCTTATGTTAAAACACAAATTCAAATTAAAAAGCAATATTCCCTCTGGGAATAAAACAATAAAAACTACTATGATGGATATTTGACATCACAGCTATCATAGTTCAATTATAACACTTTTGATATATTCAATCAATCAAAATGGTATAAATATGACTATTTTCAAGAATTTTCAAGAAAACGAAACCAACACCTCTATAACAATTAAAAATAAGTATCCATAACAATAGATATCCGACCCTTAATTTTAGAACATCCTTCAAATATATCATATAAATACAAAATTATACTATTTTAAAATAAAATTCATAAACTTACGGCTTATAAACGAAAATATGATAGTTTTAATTAAAAAACCAATCATTTATTCATTATGCCTATCATTTCAAAGTATGTCCTTATACAACGATATTTCTTGAATAGACTATCAACAAAAGTGGAACTTTGATTTCAAATGAGTATAGTAGATTGAAGCTAAAGTAGTATAAGACAACTTCTAATTCATTTTAGAAATTTATCTAAGTCCTCTAATCAATTTGTGCACATTTTATTTCAACCCACTATCTCTTAGTACGATTATTGATATCTATAGTAAAATGAAATAAGAAATGAACGACTTGATTCTTGAATTAAAATCAATTTATAAGACCAATTTAAAATCTATAACGTACTATTTCAAATTCAGTTTATCATACTTTTTCGAGAATACAATAACAGCCTTGCACCTCTTGAAATGAGGAACAAGGCTGTTGTTATTTTTTTATTTATTGTCCACTTAACAATGAACCATTCATATTTTGACTACATTTTTAGTCTTCTTTTTTCTTTGCAAGAGCAAGTCCGAGACCACCTAGCATACCAAGAAGTCCTAGAGATGCAAGAGCAGCATTTGATTCTGTTCCTGTATTTGGTAATACATTTTGAGAATCTTTTGATTTAGTTCCATTATCATTAGTAGTTTTAGTATCTACCTGATCTGCATTCGGAATAACTGAATCTGGAATTGGAGTTGTTGGTGTAGGTGTATCGTGACCAGAATTTCCATTAACATCAGGTATTACTGGCCCAACTGGAATTGGAGTTGGAGTTGTTAGCTCAGGTGTATCGTGACCAGAATTTCCATTAGTATCAGTTGTGACTGGCGCAACTGGAGTTAGAGTTGTTGGTGCAGGTGTATCATGACCAGAACCTCCATTAGTTTCTGGTGTGACTGGAGTTGGAGTTCCACTTACTTTGCTGAAAATGTGAATCATTACTGGTTCATTTTCAGCAATCACAGTTCGTACAAATTCATATCCTGGAATTGATCCATGTTCAGAATCCTTTTCACTACCTGTCTTAAGGGATGGTTTCAATACATTCCCATCTTCATCAATCCATCGAACCTCAATAGTTACTTCTGGTAAAGTGATTGGACCAGACAGTTCACCGTTTTCAGCTGTTACCTTAGCTGGATTTTCTACTGGAACTTCCACAGCTGGTTTACCTGGTTCAGTAATCTTACCTGTACCTGGTACTTTACCTTCTGGTAATTCACTGTTTGGTACTTTGCCTTTACCATCTTCACCGATTGTGACTGTGATTGGCTTGTCACCTTTAACTGGAATTTCTACCGTAGTTCCTGGTGGGTATGTTGAGCCATCTGGTTTCTTCGGTGTGACTGTAACTTCACCTGTCTTAGGATCTTGTTCTAACTCTACTGTTGGTTCTTTCGTTTTCCCATAAGTTCGAACGGTTGTTGGAATTATCTTACCTGTTTTTGAATCAACTTCATAGGTAGTGGTATCAATCACATCACGACCTTCAGGATCTTTAGAGTGTTCAGCCTTAGGTTTAGCTCCTACTTTAACGATTGTCTTACCTGCTGGAGTGACGACTGGGTTACCAAGGTGCTCTGTAATATGACCGTCCTTTGAATCTACATCGTAAGTGGTGGTAGTAACTGTCTTACCTTTTTCACCCTCAGTACGCTCATCTGGTGTACCGAAGTCTTTTTCAACATCTTTAACGTATTCCACTTCTGGTTCAATCGGGGTTTCTACTACTTTATCCTTAGCTGGAACTTTAACGATCGTATTCGTTGGTTCTTTCGTACGAACTGGTTGACCAACTATAGGCGTTATCTTACCAGTCTTCGGATCTACTGTGTACGTTGTGGTGATTGTATCTTCACCATCTTCACCTTTAACGGTGATTGTTTCAGTACCTTCTTCTTTCGTATTATCTTTTTCGTAACGTACTGGAGATGGTACTACCTTCTTCTCAATCGTTGCTTCTTTCCTTGTTCCGTAAGTAGTGACTGTTGTAGGAGTTACCTTACCGGTCTTTGAATCAACTTCATAAGTTGTAGTGTTGATAACTTCACGACCTTGGTCATCCTTACTACGCTCAACCTTAGTTTTAGCCCCAACCTTAACGATTGTTTTGCCAGCTGGGGTGACCACTGGGTTATCAACGTGTTCTGTGATATGACCGTCCTTTGGATCTACATCGTAAGTAGTTGTAGTAACTGCTTTACCTTTTTCTCCCTCAGTACGCTCGTCTGGTGTACCAAAGTCACGAGTATCATCTTTTTCATAAACCACTGTAGGTTCAATTGGTGTTTCTACTACTTTATCCTTAGCCGCGACTTTAACTATTGTTTCTGTTGGATTTACTATTACCGGATTTCCTTCATTTGGAGTAACCTCCCCATTGTCTGGATTTACTGTATAAGTCGTTGTGGTAGTCTTACTTCCGTCTTTTCCTGGGACAGTAATATTGTCTTGACCTCTATCACGACTAGCATCTTTTTCGTATTTTACTGGAGATGGGATTGTTTCTACTTCTACTTTATCTTTCAATCCATTTTCTTTAAATGTTTCTTTTGTTGTATGCTCTATTATGTTTCCATTATCTGGATTTACTGTATATGAAGTTGCTGTCTTCACAATGTTATTTCCATCTTTAGAAGTTACTACTTTATCTTTCGCTGCTACTTTAACGATAGTAGTTGTTGGATTTACTATTACTGGCTCTCCTACATGTGCAATAGCTTCTCCACTGTTTGGATTTAATGTGTAAGTCGTTGTGGTGGTCTTACTTCCAG
Above is a genomic segment from Streptococcus sp. SN-1 containing:
- a CDS encoding YSIRK-type signal peptide-containing protein (The YSIRK form of extended signal peptide directs nascent proteins to the cross-wall site, while signal peptides lacking YSIRK direct proteins instead to the cell pole. A large fraction of YSIRK proteins are surface proteins anchored by sortase-mediated processing of a C-terminal LPXTG motif.) → MENKSNSLNRIKRHQREKVLRFSIRKYSFGAASVAVAALMFLGAHAVSADVVDAKNQPAIGAANPNEEKSPLIESAPKSKNEETKETEKVEVAKETKEREKTSENKEAVEANPLNNGTSTSTITVTKDASGDKVTEKQTLDKSQLQASITKVQELLDKVNKEKAPASTLAAIQADLEKANSVLNNNSLELTQAEIDAVAKKLNEKIFVLSSMPKAITPEKVVKEGKNTIANTGSHDSRNGQRMGEGVSFRANDVRVEGALYNVKEYISEPSGHGSTAVGQRTRTIDKTFMTARYSKENGMKFITYDVYFQNDGKALDGYYRNAFWFYPPRDLLPDVGRNYPIGVVSEAYYERYRKKAGATGILSDNPDNFTREGERYTVPLGRLASNSYQDSDSQRLWGAAGGLFQMSGGPNSNDQRQQMLKQLQYNEDLNRIIKLKNDPNGSYPGGSYSHLLTVGIQQDFAYKYHVKMRLRDDVTDAQAQRAGAMAVTAKEGFAKTALAAYVYAATGTKLESKPDAQLNPIQGLTVTKTVGDTLGNPDDPANSGYVTHKESKPFPAGMTWSWEKGVKPASTATTAGVFKYKVIARYQDGTSSENPGSGSDGTVTLNVKPKTPVIDKNSVNEKAGKKGQNVVVDVKEGVPDGSTVTLYSGDEVIGTGITRGQKATINVSRALPSTAIKAKTTVKNTTVDSEFSAPVIPTPERDTQPPTVKIVYKTSNNAETTLTDDISKAPTIDVYRGANIELPLKYYDNNAAGKVNIQHVSGIPKGVWFNKNASEHSNVTIQESGKTENAQGSYTVRGRVDANAPLGISIVKLKVSDAADGNVNQGNHKEVKFRVRVLDLDFEQGVSAQTGVAKISREVELNRPVGDANNYLTVNDGSQRSDRLFPSGMTFRFIRGTEYKTNLTYTDPGKYTVKAAAFYPTTYVPTNGESVTATNATGDNVNEIRGRAYIARDIEFRVKPTAPTVTPQENGDVTVTPVNEKNVNSFNFTYNDPNNSSRKITATKTKDGWTLNNAPDDGVTIDKTTGKVTIKDRAIKDSAPITAKSETSDHVESNPATVNSKAGEKEPPKFAFDEKNTTVENGFRTVYVTPTESNNFRLGTVTDDSNKLIESRLSSKDNNTNDLDYGLSYEGKLLKTNNGPELTAPKDIMVTGTLDKTNKSDHGNKWTNGKEIVTRYYVATDAAGNELRNQDNVASNPTRVVFKVLTQAEKYVPKVGTQQLDKDVTGKGAKLSDAEFNAMKPKLDLNFTATRGEVKINGKTKDLELTMKDRGEIKKKPDGTYYIGATIKYPDLSTEDIEIPISKSDTSAPTATMDGLTLTNDINTTAKFVVFKGATFNPTIRVSDDKSNVTNLSISGISNGTKIEKSGNWSKDGADVKVELGNATATNTATLGDHEGSVVVKDALNNTNTYKFKYTVVDVEVKETPKTVPLNTQLGDSHYNVKVVDTPNADGNDKYYPTGMSFKWKKGNSEVANETELAKPGVITDYKALVKFPNGGGVRKSIDGKEVRIYAPATVERPVTFHVKPVAPTISQWQNGNVKVTPPTDGDKVTIPLTDGTVTLVKKDSGWELETPKAGLVFHNGSLEIPKKLVGTSVTAKATKGTGGSAVDSDNTTYTPKSHTVTKVDIVKEAGSPLSRDDLSGKTGVTGLVDGTETKDFAATKIRSVVEKTSPLPNVTPDSKQTIPVTITYEDGSTETTDVIVKVKPQAPTVTPKENGTVEITPILTGEGTTTITYTGEDNTSKTVTVTKAGDGTWTSSDPTIAVDANGKVTIPADKVKDGSPITAQVTSKLTGLPSQPAKATVGKPLEVAFGKPENAREKAKYTSKVVVTPNKSNSTITAPTVNGLTVNSEGKVTGTPDIKDWDRIEEHRDVTIKVTVTHEGDTPVTKDVIVNVLRDTDGDGDPDITDKDDDNDGIPDEEEKKNGTDPKAPTTQTPTIGITRKENGDAIVTPTKPGGGTYPSGTKVVIPGDNNTTIEVEIGNDGSGTVPNDKLPKGEVSGKGIVKEPNKEPSKPVNVTTPARKPSTIELEQDPKTGDVSVTPKKPDGTLYPENTKVEIPGKDKDHPIIITIGKDGTGKVSNNDLPEGKTPGIGKITEKGKTPEEVKVETPKRIDPTLPETEAPTDIAITRKENGDAIVTPKKPGGGIYPQGTKVEIPGEDGKTIEVTIGKDGSGEVPNDKLPKEAKPGRGTVTEPNKKPSRPVSVTTPARKTPTVELQQDPDTGEVTVTPKKPDGTLYPENTKVEIPGKNGTPIVVIIGAGGKGKVPNKDLPDGKISGTGTITEPGTGKTPEKVTVETPARLTPALVLDQDPNTGDVTVTPKKPDGTLYPENTKVEIPGKDKDHPITITIGKDGKGKVPNSELPEEKVPGTSKITVPGKPSVEVPNVTTPSKLIPTVELDQDPDTGEVTVTPKKPDGKLYPENTKVEIPGKDKDHPITITIGKDGKGKVPNNELPEGKVPGTSKITVPGKPSVEVPKVTTPSKLIPTVELDQDPDTGEVTVTPKKPDGTLYPENTKVEIPGKDKDHPITITIGKDGKGKVPNNELPEGKVPGTSKITVPGKPSVEVPNVTTPAKITPETPVTEKPGKIEITQQPNGNAIVTPKKPDGTTYPSGSKVEIPGENGTTITVTIGNDGSGTVPNDKLPKDAKPGTGTVTEPNKKPSQPVDVTTPSRKTPTLDVERDPKTGDVTVTPQRPGGGTYPPGTTVEIPGEDGPITVEIGQDGKGKVPNDKLPKKAVPGTGKITEPNKPSVEVPNVTTPAKVTPETPVTEKPGKIEITQQPNGNAIVTPKKPDGTTYPSGSKVEIPGENGTTITVTIGNDGSGTVPNDKLPKDAKPGTGTVTEPNKKPSQPVDVTTPSRKTPTLDVERDPKTGDVTVTPQRPGGGTYPPGTTVEIPGEDGPITVEIGQDGKGKVPNDKLPKKAVPGTGKITEPNKPSVEVPNVTTPAKVTPETPVTEKPGKIEITQQPNGNAIVTPKKPDGTTYPSGSKVEIPGENGTTITVTIGNDGSGTVPNDKLPKDAKPGTGTVTEPNKKPSQPVDVTTPSRKTPTLDVERDPKTGDVTVTPQRPGGGTYPPGTTVEIPGEDGPITVEIGQDGKGKVPNDKLPKKAVPGTGKITEPNKPSVEVPNVTTPAKITPETPVTEKPGKIEITQQPNGNAIVTPKKPDGTTYPSGSKVEIPGENGTTITVTIGNDGSGTVPNDKLPKDAKPGTGTVTEPNKKPSQPVDVTTPSRKTPTLDVERDPKTGDVTVTPQRPGGGTYPPGTTVEIPGEDGPITVEIGQDGKGKVPNDKLPKKAVPGTGKITEPNKPSVEVPNVTTPAKVTPETPVTEKPGKIEITQQPNGNAIVTPKKPDGTTYPSGSKVEIPGENGTTITVTIGNDGSGTVPNDKLPKDAKPGTGTVTEPNKKPSQPVDVTTPSRKTPTLDVERDPKTGDVTVTPQRPGGGTYPPGTTVEIPGEDGPITVEIGQDGKGKVPNDKLPKKAVPGTGKITEPNKPSVEVPNVTTPAKVTPETPVTEKPVAPVTPDTPVTPDTNGGSGQDAPAPTTPVPDAVTPNADQVDTKTTVDNGAKSNGSQNVLPNTGTESNATLASFGLLGMLGGLGLALAKKKED